The stretch of DNA gacaaaaaaaaaaataggagttgaaaataataatagtaataataaaaaattaaatttcaaactaAACACACAACATacatttattgttttcaaacaaaaataaattttttcaaaaccCCCCTTCTTCAATGTTTTTCGCAATCAAGTGGCATTTAAGAAAGGGAGGGATGGAAGGAAGGGAAGGAAATGGCAATGGATAAACACacattgataattattcaattaattcttttttgaggattttttttttctctttttatttttatgtTTCAAAGTATTactcttcttgttcttggtTTCTGATTTTCAAGCTGATGCAGAAACAATTGGAGCTGATTCCttcaattcattcaatttaggGGAAACCTTTTGTTTAGcatcattaataaattcatcaGCACGTTGTTTAGTTTGAGTAGCAAATTGATCGACATAATCTTGAGTTTGGTTCTTCAATGGAGTTAAATAATCGTCATTCAACTTGTTAATAGTTTTAGAAGCAGTGTTATAACTAGCTTGTAAATTCTTACCAATCAAATTTCCCTTTGGGTCAGTAGAttgtaattctttattataAGTAGCAACTAAATCTTgttgaatttcaattgatttattaaatgtaaagtttttcaaattgatcaaaacTTGTTGAACAGTTTCAACAACTTTGTAAAATTCACCTTCACTTCTAGTTTTAACTT from Candida albicans SC5314 chromosome R, complete sequence encodes:
- a CDS encoding uncharacterized protein (Protein of unknown function; Hap43-induced gene; upregulated in a cyr1 null mutant; Spider biofilm induced); its protein translation is MSDAVEKVKQAVKPQQHFKSITIEHVYHYSFIEYITQYLLSFQIVNSIYKSFVLPLIDFVNVNIFSVSPIFDLLSFVDQLINSGLVTFDKYILEIPVQTINSFGKTYVTPVENKLINLNNKYLNTAIEVKTRSEGEFYKVVETVQQVLINLKNFTFNKSIEIQQDLVATYNKELQSTDPKGNLIGKNLQASYNTASKTINKLNDDYLTPLKNQTQDYVDQFATQTKQRADEFINDAKQKVSPKLNELKESAPIVSASA